Sequence from the Desulfobaculum xiamenense genome:
CACCCGTACTGAGAAGTACAACAAGGTCATCGACGTCTGGACCAAGGCCACCAACGACATTTCCCGCGAAATGATGCAGGAGATGTCCATCGACGTGGTTCGCAATCCCGTCACCGGCGAGGAGGAGGAAAACCCCTCCCTCAACCCGATCTTCATGATGGCCAACTCCGGTGCCCGAGGCAACGTGGACCAGATGCGCCAGCTCGCGGGTATGCGCGGTCTGATGGCTAAGCCTTCGGGCGAAATCATCGAGACCCCGATCACCTCGAACTTCCGCGAAGGCCTCTCCGTGCTGCAGTACTTCAACTCCACGCACGGTGCTCGTAAGGGTCTGGCTGATACCGCACTGAAGACGGCAAACTCCGGTTACCTGACCCGACGCCTCGTTGACGTCGCGCAGGACATGACCGTTACCGAAATCGATTGCGGCACTGCGGACGGTCTGGAAATGACCGACCTCATCAAGGCCGGTGAGATCAAGGAAAAGCTGTCCAACCGCGTGCTTGGCCGCGTGACGCTGCATCCGGTCTACCATCCGGAGACCGGCGAGGAGATCATCCCCTCCGGCACGCTCATCGACGAGCACTACGCGGACGTCATCGACCGTTCGGGCGTGGCCTCCATGACCATCCGCTCGGCGCTGACCTGCGCCAGCGAGCACGGCGTGTGCGCGTCCTGCTACGGCCGCGATCTGGCCCGTGGACACAAGGTCAACGTCGGCGAGACGGTCGGCATCATCGCCGCCCAGTCCATCGGCGAGCCTGGCACGCAGTTGACGATGCGTACCTTCCATATCGGTGGTACCGCATCCAAGGAAATCGAGCAGTCGTCCCACATCGCGTCCCACACCGGCCGCGTGAGCCTGTCCCGAGTCAAGACGGTTAAGAACCGCGATGGCCAGTACATGGTTCTCGGCAAGTCCGGTCAGGTGGGCGTTGTGGACGAGGAGGGCCGCGAGCGCGAGAAGCACGTGCTGCCTTCCGGCGCCGTGCTCCACGTCGTCACCGGTCAGGAGATTCGCAAGGGCGAACTGCTGGCCGAGTGGGACCCCTTCAACGAGCCGTTCGTCACCGAAGCCGGTGGCACGCTGAAGTTCAACGACATCATCGAAGGCAAGACCTTCCAGGAGAACGTGGACGAAACCACGATGAAGGCCTCTCAGACCATCATCGAGTACCGTTCCACCAACCTGCGTCCGTCCATCTCGGTCGTTGACGAGCACGGCAACGTGAAGACCCGTCCCGGCAGCTCCATTCCGGCCACCTACGCACTGCCTGTCGGCGCGATTATCATGGTTCGCGACGGCGACGATGTGATGGCTGGTGACATCCTCGCTCGTAAGCCCCGCGAATCCTCCAAGACGAAGGATATCGTCGGTGGTCTTCCGCGAGTCGCCGAGCTGTTCGAAGTGCGCAAGCCCAAGGACCTCGCCGTGGTGTCCGAGGTTGACGGCATCTGCAGCTACGGTCCCGAAACCAAGGGCAAGCGCAAGATCATCGTCACTCCGGAAACCGGCGATCCCAAGGAATACCTCATTCCTAAGGGCAAGCACATCACGGTCACCGAGGGCGACTTCGTCGAAGCGGGCGAACTGCTTACCGAAGGTAGCGCAGACCTGCACGACATCCTCAAGATCAAGGGCGAGAAGTTCCTCGCCAACTACTTGGTCGATGAAATTCAGGATGTGTACCGGTTCCAGGGCGTCGGCATCAACGACAAGCACATCGAAGTCATCGTGCGTCAGATGCTGAAGAAGGTGAACATTGTCGAGCCGGGCGACACCCACTTCCTCGTGGGCGAGCACGTCGACAAGAACAAGTTCCACGCCGAAAACGACAGCGTCATTGCGCAGGGCGTGCGCCCGGCCGTGGCCGAACCCATGGTTCTGGGCATCACCCAGTCCTCGCTGTCCACGGAGTCCTTCATCTCCGCGGCCTCCTTCCAGGAGACCACGAAGGTGCTCACCGAGGCTTCCCTCATGGGCAAGGACGACGCACTGCGCGGCCTGAAGGAAAACGTCATCGTCGGTCGCCTCATCCCGGCCGGTTCCGGCTATCGCCGGTACATGGACGCCGAGGTGGACGTGCCCGATCAGCCCGAGCGTCCCGGAAAGTTTCTCGAAGACCTCGAGAACGATCCGCTGCTTATCGAATCCCGATAGGGAGTTGGGGCACCTGTGAAAAATGGCGGGGGGAGTTGGCTCCCCCCGCTTTTTTTGTTACAAGGGTGTGTCGGAACCGGAACCAGAAGCCCGAAAAGCGGAGGAGAACGAAAATTTTTTCGTCCCTAGCTTGACTTTTCTCCCAGTCGCAGGGTATAGGGAGCCGCTTTCGAACATAAATCGGCATTACGCCGAGCGTCCACGCGCAATGACCCACGGGTCCTCTGGTGTTGGAAGATAGATCTTCGTAGAAAAGCGAGGGGAGTCTTCCCCTCGCTTTTTTTTATACTGTCTTAGGTGTTTGGCGTCGAATGGCCGGGTGCCCGGGACCAGAGAGACGCTGACGAGGGCCCGGAGAGGGCGCGGAACCAAACATACAAGCCCCCCCGGGACCGAAAATACGACGGAGGAACTGAATGCCTACCATTAACCAACTTGTCCGCACCGCGCGCAAGCAGCAGACCAAGAGAAAGAAGACTCCGGCTCTGCAGGAGTGCCCCCAGCGCCGCGGCGTGTGCACCCGTGTGTACACCACCACCCCCAAGAAGCCTAACTCGGCTCTGCGTAAGGTCGCCCGCGTGCGCCTGACCAACGGAATCGAAGTGACTTCCTATATCCCGGGTGAGGGTCATAACCTGCAGGAGCACTCCGTGGTCATGATCCGTGGCGGTCGTGTCAAGGACTTGCCCGGTGTTCGCTATCACATCATTCGCGGCACTCTTGATACGGCCGGTGTTGCTGACCGTCGTCAGGGCCGTTCCAAGTACGGCGCAAAGCGGCCTAAGTAAGCAGGGAGATTCTAATGCCTAGAAAAGGTCCTGTACCCAAGAGAGAAGTTCTGCCTGATCCGATCTTTCACAGCGTGCTTGCTTCCCGGTTCATCAATCGACTGATGTTCGACGGCAAGCGCAGCGTGGCTGAGAAGATTTTCTACAGCGCCGTTCAGGCTCTGGCCGAGAAGACTCAGGAAGAGCCGATCAAAGCTTTCGAGAAGGCTCTGGACAACGTCAAGCCCCAGCTCGAAGTTAAGTCCCGGCGCGTTGGCGGCGCGACCTACCAGGTCCCCATGGAAGTCCGTCCCGATCGCCAGGTTGCCCTGGCCATCCGTTGGCTGATCAACTACGCACGCTCCCGTGGCGAGAAGGGCATGACCGATCGCCTCACCAACGAGCTGCACGAAGCCTACGGCAACCGCGGCGGCGCCGTGAAAAAGAAAGAAGATACCCACCGTATGGCCGAAGCCAACAAGGCTTTCGCCCACTACCGGTGGTAGATCTGGAGTAAGACGTGGCACGCAAAGTTCCCATCAATATGCAGAGAAACATCGGTATCATGGCCCACATCGACGCGGGCAAGACCACGACTACCGAGCGTATTCTCTTCTACACCGGTGTCTCTCACAAGCTTGGTGAGGTGCACGAGGGCCAGGCCACCATGGACTGGATGGAACAGGAGCAGGAGCGCGGCATCACCATTACTTCCGCTGCTACCACCTGCTTCTGGCGCGAGCACCGTGTCAACATCATCGACACCCCCGGTCACGTTGACTTCACCATGGAAGTCGAGCGCGCCCTTCGCGTGCTGGACGGCGCTGTGGCCGTGTTCGATGCTGTTTCCGGTGTTGAGCCCCAGTCTGAAACCGTGTGGCGCCAGGCCGACCGGTACAACGTCCCCAGAATCGCCTTCGTCAACAAGATGGACCGCATCGGAGCCGATTACTTCCGCTGCATCCAGATGATGAAGGATCGCCTGGGCGCCAAGCCTGTTGCGCTGCATATCCCCATCGGTGCCGAGGACGAGTTCCGCGGCATGGTGGATATCGTTCGCGGCAAGGCCGTCCTCTTCGACGACGCCTCCAAGGGCGCCGAATACACCGTTGAGGAAATCCCCGCCGAGTTCATGGATCAGTACGAGACCCTGCGTCTCGAACTGGTTGAGGCCGTCGCCGAGGAGAACGAGGACCTGATGGAGAAGTACCTCGCTGGTGAGGAACTCACCACTGAGGAAATCATGGCGGGTCTTCGCAGCGCGACCGTCCGTCTGGCTCTCTCCCCGGTCCTGTGCGGCACCGCGTTCAAGAACAAGGGCGTTCAGACTCTTCTC
This genomic interval carries:
- the rpoC gene encoding DNA-directed RNA polymerase subunit beta'; this encodes MSLDDLFAMRGTAAAGQASRMLKSIQISLASPEKIREWSFGEVKKPETINYRTFKPERDGLFCAKIFGPVKDYECNCGKYKRMKHRGIVCEKCGVEVIASKVRRERMGHIELAAPVAHIWFLKTLPSKIGTLLDMTMADLEKVLYFDSFLVLDPGQTSLQKHQIISEEQYYQVMDHYGEDAVEVGMGAEAIRSLLENLDLQTLRTQLREETRSTRSQTKKKKLTKRLKIVEAFLDSDNRPEWMIMEVIPVIPPELRPLVPLDGGRFATSDLNDLYRRVINRNNRLKRLLELGAPDIIIRNEKRMLQEAVDALFDNGRRGRAITGTNGRPLKSLSDMIKGKQGRFRQNLLGKRVDYSGRSVIVVGPHLKLHQCGLPKKMALELFKPFIYSKLEARGLASTIKSAKKMVEREDLVVWDILEEVVREYPILLNRAPTLHRLGIQAFEPTLVEGKAIRLHPLVCAAYNADFDGDQMAVHVPLSVEAQIECRVLLMSTNNILSPANGSPVIVPSQDIVLGLYYLSCVRSFQRGEGKMFSDKWEVISAIDADAVSLHARVKVRMNGQLVDTTPGRILLSELLPEGVPFDLVNTVLDKGSIKRLVGEAYRRCGTKAAVILCDRLKDFGYEYATRAGVTVAVQDLKIPARKVSMLADSQAEVDSIESQYRDGIITRTEKYNKVIDVWTKATNDISREMMQEMSIDVVRNPVTGEEEENPSLNPIFMMANSGARGNVDQMRQLAGMRGLMAKPSGEIIETPITSNFREGLSVLQYFNSTHGARKGLADTALKTANSGYLTRRLVDVAQDMTVTEIDCGTADGLEMTDLIKAGEIKEKLSNRVLGRVTLHPVYHPETGEEIIPSGTLIDEHYADVIDRSGVASMTIRSALTCASEHGVCASCYGRDLARGHKVNVGETVGIIAAQSIGEPGTQLTMRTFHIGGTASKEIEQSSHIASHTGRVSLSRVKTVKNRDGQYMVLGKSGQVGVVDEEGREREKHVLPSGAVLHVVTGQEIRKGELLAEWDPFNEPFVTEAGGTLKFNDIIEGKTFQENVDETTMKASQTIIEYRSTNLRPSISVVDEHGNVKTRPGSSIPATYALPVGAIIMVRDGDDVMAGDILARKPRESSKTKDIVGGLPRVAELFEVRKPKDLAVVSEVDGICSYGPETKGKRKIIVTPETGDPKEYLIPKGKHITVTEGDFVEAGELLTEGSADLHDILKIKGEKFLANYLVDEIQDVYRFQGVGINDKHIEVIVRQMLKKVNIVEPGDTHFLVGEHVDKNKFHAENDSVIAQGVRPAVAEPMVLGITQSSLSTESFISAASFQETTKVLTEASLMGKDDALRGLKENVIVGRLIPAGSGYRRYMDAEVDVPDQPERPGKFLEDLENDPLLIESR
- the rpsG gene encoding 30S ribosomal protein S7, whose amino-acid sequence is MPRKGPVPKREVLPDPIFHSVLASRFINRLMFDGKRSVAEKIFYSAVQALAEKTQEEPIKAFEKALDNVKPQLEVKSRRVGGATYQVPMEVRPDRQVALAIRWLINYARSRGEKGMTDRLTNELHEAYGNRGGAVKKKEDTHRMAEANKAFAHYRW
- the rpsL gene encoding 30S ribosomal protein S12 codes for the protein MPTINQLVRTARKQQTKRKKTPALQECPQRRGVCTRVYTTTPKKPNSALRKVARVRLTNGIEVTSYIPGEGHNLQEHSVVMIRGGRVKDLPGVRYHIIRGTLDTAGVADRRQGRSKYGAKRPK